The following coding sequences lie in one Rothia sp. SD9660Na genomic window:
- a CDS encoding PAC2 family protein, producing the protein MGVINQPLPLNALNHFASTSTLPAHTPTVLLVGFTGWNDAGDAVIDAFHALWEHYPATPAPGFDVSGCYNYTETRPLLSIDEDGTQRITWPDTVFTEAHTTAGVRLLTLSGPEPSMNWQTYIERFKDLVQREQVDLVVFCGALLDAVPHTRSLPLSVTSYTSSVLALEGVEANAYQGPTGLLGVLAFEAGQAHVPSLSLWVSVPHYLPEPPHPKATFTLLSALEAILGFPMPLERSADDIASWNHQAAALIEDEPELASYVRTLESIAETNDDIADLSQIDIAAQFEKFLKDQDDN; encoded by the coding sequence ATGGGGGTGATTAATCAGCCCCTCCCCCTCAACGCTCTGAACCATTTTGCAAGCACCTCCACCCTACCGGCTCACACCCCCACCGTGCTCCTGGTCGGTTTCACAGGGTGGAATGATGCCGGCGACGCCGTCATCGACGCCTTCCATGCGCTATGGGAGCACTACCCCGCCACACCGGCACCAGGCTTTGACGTGAGCGGCTGCTACAACTACACCGAAACCCGACCTCTTCTGAGCATCGACGAGGACGGTACCCAGCGCATTACCTGGCCCGATACCGTCTTTACCGAGGCACACACCACCGCCGGCGTCCGCCTACTCACCCTCTCTGGCCCCGAGCCCTCCATGAACTGGCAGACCTACATCGAGCGTTTTAAAGACCTGGTGCAGCGGGAACAGGTTGACCTGGTGGTGTTCTGCGGGGCCCTACTCGATGCGGTCCCCCATACCCGCTCCCTGCCGCTGAGCGTTACCAGCTATACCAGCAGCGTCCTCGCCTTAGAGGGCGTAGAAGCCAATGCCTACCAGGGCCCAACCGGTCTGCTCGGTGTGCTGGCGTTCGAGGCCGGTCAGGCTCACGTACCCTCCCTCTCCCTCTGGGTGTCGGTTCCCCACTACCTGCCTGAGCCGCCCCACCCCAAGGCGACCTTCACCCTGCTCTCTGCCCTCGAAGCGATTCTGGGCTTCCCCATGCCCCTAGAGCGCAGCGCAGATGACATCGCCAGTTGGAACCACCAGGCCGCCGCCCTGATCGAGGACGAGCCCGAGCTGGCCAGCTACGTACGAACCCTAGAATCAATAGCTGAGACCAACGACGATATCGCTGACCTCAGCCAAATAGATATTGCGGCCCAGTTCGAGAAGTTCCTCAAGGACCAGGACGACAACTAG